In a single window of the Atlantibacter hermannii genome:
- a CDS encoding phage major capsid protein, HK97 family, whose product MTKRQKRQTEEEIEKLEEAEEEIEEVEEEVGAEIEEEEREDEVDEQVAEAVDIAAVAEAVMEIIEEREKRSNKKNKVRNVMTVKKDTIQTLESRFDLGEAIRCQLENKPMSGANKEFMQEQERKFGAARHAGGMHIPVSALAAGKRAAPSYSQASGTLNKVQQDVLKLDSFVDLLMPESLLGKLGVQTLTGQTERSILIPKQTATAVDSFGWVKEGADVPGGKGSYDNVPLSPKTFGGETVLTRRALTTTPGIQARVASDIVRNSALKLEKDMFGSSATDGPQSLLEQIPALRFGAAEWDYKNFLRILAEMTDKGVREEMIQFAMKGATKAELKGILKDANSLGLYLVGDDDKLVGRDIHSSGIFGGAEMLMGDFSAITIAEWSGLELVVDPWSYAKSGDIALRVFCDMDWAFTGQEGSLIHLKKGTVTK is encoded by the coding sequence ATGACCAAACGTCAAAAACGCCAGACCGAAGAAGAAATTGAAAAGCTGGAAGAAGCAGAAGAAGAAATTGAAGAAGTCGAAGAAGAAGTTGGCGCGGAAATTGAAGAAGAAGAACGCGAAGACGAAGTAGACGAACAAGTTGCTGAAGCCGTTGATATTGCCGCAGTTGCGGAAGCAGTAATGGAAATCATCGAAGAACGCGAAAAACGTTCCAACAAAAAAAATAAGGTACGCAATGTAATGACCGTTAAAAAAGATACCATTCAGACTCTTGAGAGTCGTTTTGATCTGGGTGAAGCGATTCGTTGCCAGCTCGAAAATAAACCGATGTCCGGCGCAAATAAAGAATTTATGCAGGAACAAGAGCGTAAATTCGGTGCTGCCCGTCACGCTGGTGGTATGCATATTCCGGTAAGCGCTCTGGCTGCTGGTAAACGTGCCGCACCTTCTTATTCTCAGGCATCCGGTACTCTGAACAAAGTACAACAGGACGTGCTTAAATTAGATTCCTTTGTGGATCTGCTAATGCCTGAATCTCTGTTGGGTAAACTAGGTGTGCAGACTCTGACTGGTCAGACTGAACGATCAATCCTGATTCCTAAACAGACCGCAACCGCTGTTGATAGCTTCGGTTGGGTGAAAGAAGGTGCTGATGTTCCGGGCGGTAAAGGTAGCTATGACAACGTTCCACTTTCTCCGAAAACCTTCGGTGGTGAAACCGTTCTGACCCGTCGCGCTCTGACCACCACCCCTGGCATTCAGGCTCGTGTTGCTTCCGATATCGTCCGAAATAGCGCCCTGAAACTGGAAAAGGACATGTTTGGATCCTCCGCTACCGATGGCCCGCAATCCCTGCTGGAACAGATCCCGGCTCTGCGTTTCGGTGCGGCTGAATGGGATTATAAAAACTTCCTGCGTATCCTGGCAGAAATGACCGATAAAGGGGTTCGTGAAGAAATGATCCAGTTCGCTATGAAAGGCGCAACTAAAGCAGAACTGAAAGGTATCCTCAAGGATGCGAATAGTTTAGGACTTTATTTGGTCGGTGATGACGATAAGCTGGTTGGTCGTGATATTCATTCAAGTGGTATTTTCGGTGGTGCGGAAATGCTGATGGGCGATTTTAGCGCAATTACCATCGCTGAATGGAGCGGCTTAGAATTAGTCGTCGATCCTTGGAGCTATGCGAAATCAGGGGATATCGCCTTGAGGGTATTTTGTGACATGGATTGGGCATTCACTGGTCAGGAAGGTTCTCTGATCCACCTGAAAAAAGGCACTGTAACTAAATAA
- a CDS encoding phage prohead protease, HK97 family: MQLRRNLNIAARDLKVETDKETGDIVFKVRFSSEYPVPREVFDQYGNPAVYGEVLLHGEDNADLSRLNDGVASLLFNHDYDQHLGIIIPGSAYIEVDEKAGYAKVRFSKVGTLAKEISAKIEEGTISNISFGYSLDSYSFDDENNLILVDRWSVNEISFVTVPADPTVGLIRSENGSPKYIQTG, from the coding sequence ATGCAATTACGCCGTAATTTAAACATTGCGGCGCGAGATCTCAAAGTCGAAACGGACAAAGAAACAGGTGATATCGTTTTTAAAGTCCGTTTCAGTTCTGAATATCCTGTACCGCGTGAAGTATTCGACCAGTACGGCAATCCCGCAGTTTATGGTGAAGTGCTTTTACACGGTGAAGATAATGCAGATTTATCGCGCCTTAATGATGGCGTAGCGAGTCTTTTATTCAATCATGATTATGACCAACATTTGGGAATTATTATCCCTGGTTCGGCTTATATCGAAGTTGATGAAAAAGCTGGTTACGCAAAAGTAAGATTTTCAAAAGTTGGAACTCTCGCGAAAGAAATCTCAGCAAAAATTGAAGAAGGAACTATTTCAAACATTAGTTTTGGTTATTCGCTGGATTCGTATTCGTTCGATGATGAAAACAACTTAATTCTGGTTGATCGATGGTCAGTTAACGAAATTAGTTTCGTAACCGTACCAGCCGATCCAACAGTGGGCCTTATTCGTTCTGAAAATGGCTCCCCTAAATATATTCAAACGGGATGA
- a CDS encoding head-tail preconnector protein from phage origin, which produces MNWNIKNLFKRKQENKQESKRNYFWKKKPRIDSDVRKFEKELNERSMGLTEAIGDRLDENKGVFQGNINRQIRASHQRLIDVCRNLAMDNPFGARYSQMTVDNVVGSGLFPRTQMTLPTGELDQRTNKQLDKMFYRWSENKERVSLNGQFDFYEFCQLAERQRIIDGEVFIILHHEDGDLKLEMIPADRCDITFDRRVDDNQVIKGGIKYDERTMKPVSYWFKKVDLLTQTESYDYVEYDAEEVIHYFEPKQIDQLRGISDFVPVIKTVSQLDAYIHTSIIQARVTASSMAFITQQEKSESLLDTEEEENELIAEYSPGTINLLNPGQDIKSVAANTQANEFTGWVNQVESIIAMGLGCFKQALTGDITGVNYSSARFGDLMQQSRYKALQRRLINTVLTRVYREFLHNLVDEDLFELPVNKVMFDTTWIKPAGKNVDPEKEIKSKILMIDNGLTSRRQVIEEMGLDPDKVDLAIAEDDFKPAEKNPINKSTNQDNPQED; this is translated from the coding sequence ATGAACTGGAATATTAAAAACCTGTTTAAACGGAAACAGGAAAACAAACAGGAATCTAAACGAAATTATTTTTGGAAAAAGAAACCGCGTATCGATTCTGACGTTCGTAAATTTGAAAAAGAATTAAACGAACGTTCAATGGGACTTACAGAAGCTATTGGTGATCGCCTGGATGAAAATAAAGGTGTATTTCAAGGCAATATTAATCGCCAAATCCGCGCATCACACCAACGTTTGATCGATGTATGTCGAAATCTCGCAATGGATAATCCGTTTGGGGCGCGTTACTCGCAAATGACCGTAGATAACGTAGTGGGTAGTGGTCTTTTCCCGCGAACTCAAATGACATTACCTACTGGTGAACTGGATCAACGCACTAATAAACAACTGGATAAAATGTTCTATCGCTGGTCAGAAAATAAAGAGCGTGTGTCTCTTAACGGTCAGTTTGATTTCTATGAATTCTGCCAGCTTGCGGAACGCCAGCGGATAATTGATGGCGAAGTTTTTATCATCCTGCATCACGAAGACGGTGATTTGAAACTTGAAATGATCCCTGCTGACCGTTGTGACATAACATTTGATCGTCGTGTAGATGATAACCAAGTTATCAAAGGCGGCATTAAATACGATGAACGCACGATGAAGCCAGTAAGTTACTGGTTCAAGAAAGTAGATTTACTGACTCAAACAGAAAGTTACGATTACGTTGAATACGATGCTGAAGAAGTTATCCACTATTTCGAGCCGAAACAGATCGACCAACTCAGAGGCATTTCAGACTTTGTTCCGGTAATTAAAACCGTTTCGCAACTGGACGCGTATATTCACACGTCAATAATCCAGGCCCGTGTGACAGCTTCAAGTATGGCATTTATTACCCAACAAGAAAAATCGGAAAGCCTTCTTGATACCGAAGAAGAAGAGAATGAACTGATCGCTGAATATTCGCCAGGGACAATCAACTTGCTTAACCCAGGGCAGGACATTAAATCTGTTGCGGCTAATACACAAGCAAACGAATTTACCGGGTGGGTTAATCAGGTTGAATCAATTATCGCAATGGGACTCGGATGCTTCAAACAAGCGTTAACTGGCGATATCACTGGCGTTAACTATAGCTCTGCCCGTTTCGGTGATCTCATGCAGCAATCTCGATACAAAGCATTGCAGCGACGTTTGATTAATACGGTTCTTACGCGTGTTTATCGCGAGTTTTTGCATAATCTGGTTGATGAAGACCTTTTCGAACTGCCAGTAAATAAAGTTATGTTTGACACCACCTGGATTAAACCTGCTGGGAAAAATGTCGATCCTGAAAAAGAAATTAAATCGAAAATTTTAATGATTGATAACGGTTTAACTTCACGTCGCCAGGTAATTGAAGAAATGGGCCTAGACCCGGATAAAGTAGATCTTGCTATTGCAGAAGACGATTTTAAACCCGCTGAAAAAAACCCGATAAATAAAAGTACCAATCAGGACAATCCGCAAGAGGATTAA
- a CDS encoding Phage terminase large subunit (GpA): MTNIDKLKNIFKSCSTFIKPPPVLSPSEWCEANLTVVDGPQLGQKLKLFPFQKEMIDAIQEGKRKIVFKTSAQIGKTSILNGILFYQMRHSGNNIGVLQASVRELNQWLNAKIKPTIQQTPCLAEMVTNKNDKDAVNNLSQIQLKSGQFIYMMSLGSPKHLRGKTLQTILLDEISAAPLSEIEGDPVLIAEQRSTSFGEEAVIVLSSTPTSKDDPIDKNFQASDQRYFYVPCPHCDHHHVLKWENVKFEWHQVQGKRLPNVSSAKYHCPECKKTWSEGDRLRAVSRGKFKAHNPMSTVAGFHLSRLYSPMATIKSIVQDYADCYQNFSLQTFYQTSLGETYSDLIEDPGVEAIEKLKTDISLTNIPADTLFIVGGCDQQLDRLELTLLGVSEKNIYLLSHQSFYDINCERVESPAYTKLINFLKNDFRDVNGNKIPMLWCNLDSSNGKATSTVYRNCNRYSKLHAIKGSSTFTAPLIPEKASRIGGQELYVLGVSTGKTVVRELLNRNINGTASTKFLITSDVPDDWADQLLSEELKKTGTGVRWVLSKGKERNEALDCMVYSICAMNQVLRKTKWEQLRAYKARINADIDNPTPEPEKTVESDLEAPTVITEKVKTSKPVRKIIRPKRNNGWMNF, from the coding sequence ATGACCAATATTGATAAGTTAAAAAACATTTTCAAATCGTGTTCAACGTTTATTAAACCGCCGCCTGTATTATCCCCTTCCGAATGGTGCGAAGCGAATTTAACTGTTGTTGATGGCCCGCAATTAGGACAAAAATTAAAGCTGTTCCCATTCCAGAAAGAAATGATCGACGCTATTCAGGAAGGCAAACGCAAAATCGTTTTTAAAACCAGCGCACAGATAGGAAAAACTTCAATCCTGAACGGTATACTTTTTTACCAAATGCGCCATAGCGGAAACAACATAGGGGTGTTGCAAGCCTCAGTACGAGAATTGAATCAGTGGCTGAACGCTAAAATTAAACCAACGATTCAACAAACACCTTGTTTAGCGGAAATGGTGACAAACAAGAATGATAAAGATGCAGTTAATAACTTAAGCCAAATACAGCTTAAATCTGGTCAATTCATTTACATGATGAGTTTAGGTAGTCCGAAACATCTTCGTGGAAAAACTTTGCAAACCATTTTATTAGATGAAATATCAGCCGCGCCACTATCGGAAATCGAAGGCGATCCTGTACTCATTGCTGAACAACGTAGCACGTCGTTTGGTGAAGAAGCAGTTATTGTTTTGTCCAGTACGCCAACATCAAAAGATGATCCAATTGATAAAAATTTTCAGGCATCGGATCAGCGTTATTTTTATGTACCCTGCCCGCATTGCGATCACCACCACGTATTAAAATGGGAAAACGTTAAATTTGAATGGCATCAGGTTCAGGGTAAAAGATTACCTAATGTCAGTTCCGCCAAATATCATTGCCCTGAATGTAAAAAAACGTGGTCAGAGGGTGATAGATTGCGGGCTGTAAGCCGTGGGAAGTTCAAAGCACATAACCCTATGTCAACCGTTGCGGGCTTTCACCTGAGTCGTTTATATAGCCCTATGGCAACAATTAAAAGTATCGTGCAGGATTACGCAGATTGTTATCAAAATTTCAGTCTTCAAACTTTTTACCAGACTTCTTTAGGCGAAACTTACAGTGATTTGATTGAAGATCCTGGTGTTGAAGCAATTGAAAAACTTAAAACGGACATCAGCCTAACTAATATTCCCGCTGACACACTTTTTATTGTTGGTGGCTGTGATCAACAGCTTGATCGGCTGGAATTAACTTTACTCGGAGTAAGTGAAAAGAATATCTACCTGCTTTCCCATCAAAGTTTTTACGATATTAATTGCGAACGTGTGGAATCTCCCGCTTACACAAAGTTAATCAACTTTCTGAAAAATGATTTCAGGGACGTAAACGGCAATAAAATCCCCATGTTGTGGTGCAATTTAGACAGTTCGAACGGGAAAGCAACTAGCACGGTTTATCGCAACTGTAACCGTTACAGTAAACTACACGCGATTAAGGGTTCAAGCACGTTCACCGCCCCGTTAATACCTGAAAAAGCTAGTCGTATTGGTGGTCAGGAACTCTATGTTCTGGGCGTATCGACCGGAAAAACTGTAGTGCGTGAGCTTCTGAACCGAAACATTAACGGTACGGCTTCAACAAAATTTCTGATCACTAGTGACGTCCCTGACGATTGGGCTGATCAGCTTCTTTCTGAGGAATTAAAAAAGACGGGTACTGGTGTTCGCTGGGTATTGTCGAAAGGAAAAGAACGAAATGAAGCACTTGATTGCATGGTCTATTCAATTTGCGCAATGAACCAGGTACTCAGGAAGACCAAATGGGAACAATTAAGGGCTTACAAGGCACGTATTAATGCGGATATTGATAACCCTACCCCTGAACCCGAAAAGACCGTAGAAAGCGATTTAGAAGCCCCTACGGTTATTACTGAAAAAGTTAAAACTTCTAAACCAGTTCGAAAAATTATCAGGCCAAAACGTAACAACGGCTGGATGAATTTTTAA
- a CDS encoding Recombination endonuclease VII codes for MMALLTQKSLQEWKKQQYDKQQGKCALCDLPLENWQKANADHNHYTGHMRGLLHPLCNSILEGKIGGLFFRAGLKNKVDFPDVLENLAKYWREDYSHNAIHPNFVRDQAVKFARLTREKMINELNSVGRDVDKTYTRDQLVDIFKKTYREKLA; via the coding sequence ATGATGGCCTTACTTACCCAAAAATCACTCCAGGAATGGAAAAAACAACAGTACGACAAACAACAAGGTAAATGCGCTCTGTGTGATTTACCTCTGGAAAATTGGCAAAAGGCTAACGCCGACCACAATCACTATACCGGGCATATGCGCGGACTTCTTCACCCTCTTTGCAACAGCATCCTTGAAGGAAAGATTGGCGGCTTGTTCTTCCGCGCAGGATTGAAGAACAAAGTTGATTTTCCTGATGTCCTAGAAAACCTTGCTAAATACTGGCGTGAAGATTATTCACATAATGCAATTCATCCTAATTTTGTGCGTGATCAGGCGGTCAAATTCGCACGTCTGACACGTGAGAAGATGATCAATGAACTTAATAGTGTTGGACGCGATGTAGACAAAACATACACACGTGATCAATTGGTGGACATCTTCAAGAAAACATATCGTGAAAAACTCGCATAA
- a CDS encoding putative antirepression, whose amino-acid sequence MNELKLVVDNDNFFKLTGEVNISGSTFIGKEFKGQKVMAVEDLMTVTEMEKEAIKKVIQRIKDYMVCGEDYIKVDGDELRKLKEISDFHQGTNCPLVIPARTAHLLFFTRNGLDQITQKVDGGRFLWDALKREYFDVAEQPVFKVPQTFAEALMLAGQLETERAQLELENKEKEQLLIQQEEEHETFLDMFFDEGKAINIGTFAKITGVFGKIQMFEYLRNSGVMMQSNGNEPYQQYMKHFKICGIHNTPLLKCSSAKWLLNRMVKDNLISKSKKEWCYEEIKAKYSNDLDAVLAAAM is encoded by the coding sequence ATGAACGAATTAAAATTAGTAGTAGACAACGATAACTTTTTTAAACTGACTGGCGAAGTAAACATTAGCGGTTCAACCTTCATTGGCAAGGAATTTAAAGGCCAGAAAGTTATGGCAGTTGAAGATTTAATGACTGTCACCGAAATGGAAAAAGAAGCAATCAAGAAAGTTATCCAGCGTATTAAAGATTACATGGTATGCGGTGAGGATTATATTAAAGTTGATGGCGATGAACTTAGAAAACTCAAAGAAATCAGTGATTTTCACCAAGGGACAAATTGTCCCTTAGTCATCCCAGCAAGAACAGCACACTTGTTGTTTTTCACCCGCAACGGTTTAGATCAGATTACACAGAAAGTAGATGGTGGTCGGTTCTTGTGGGATGCGTTGAAACGGGAATACTTCGACGTTGCAGAACAACCAGTGTTCAAAGTTCCTCAGACGTTCGCAGAAGCGTTAATGTTAGCGGGTCAGTTGGAAACAGAACGTGCTCAACTGGAACTGGAAAACAAAGAGAAAGAACAGTTGCTGATCCAGCAGGAAGAAGAACACGAAACCTTTCTTGATATGTTCTTTGATGAAGGTAAAGCGATCAATATCGGTACATTCGCTAAGATTACCGGAGTGTTCGGCAAAATCCAGATGTTCGAATATCTTCGTAATTCCGGCGTGATGATGCAATCGAACGGCAACGAACCATACCAGCAATATATGAAACACTTCAAAATATGTGGGATTCATAATACTCCACTGTTGAAATGTTCAAGCGCTAAATGGTTATTAAACCGCATGGTTAAAGATAATCTGATTTCTAAATCTAAAAAAGAATGGTGTTACGAAGAAATCAAAGCTAAGTATTCAAATGATCTTGATGCTGTGTTAGCCGCAGCAATGTAA
- a CDS encoding transcriptional regulator, with protein MVNDITYGREAEVWPRDYSLLSRRLQFLRFNDVPVKVVSCNGLSIIGYVAKFYPEEKVIYASSRPKGTKRIKISMEYIASLEELPVDSGVKPYLIEPERFNTSVTEPTRKDFFSICNKCFQQGVGIRVYMGDGRVIEGKTTGVNACQVGLIKPNGNHVQVLFDWVNRITSDDYVEN; from the coding sequence ATGGTTAACGACATCACATACGGAAGGGAAGCTGAAGTTTGGCCCCGCGATTATTCCCTTTTGTCCAGAAGACTTCAGTTTCTTCGGTTTAATGACGTTCCGGTCAAAGTGGTTAGTTGCAACGGGCTATCAATCATAGGTTATGTTGCAAAGTTTTATCCTGAAGAGAAAGTTATCTACGCTTCAAGCAGACCCAAAGGTACGAAGCGGATAAAAATTTCAATGGAATACATCGCATCGTTAGAAGAACTGCCTGTTGATTCAGGCGTTAAACCGTATCTGATTGAACCGGAACGATTCAACACTTCCGTTACCGAACCTACCCGTAAAGACTTCTTCTCGATCTGTAATAAATGCTTTCAACAGGGCGTAGGCATAAGGGTTTATATGGGTGATGGTCGCGTTATCGAAGGTAAGACTACTGGAGTTAACGCTTGCCAGGTAGGTCTAATAAAGCCCAACGGTAATCATGTGCAAGTTTTATTCGATTGGGTTAACCGTATCACGTCTGATGATTACGTAGAAAATTGA
- the fliC_1 gene encoding putative flagellin: protein MAQVINTNSLSLLTQNNLNKSQSSLSSAIERLSSGLRINSAKDDAAGQAIANRFTANIKGLTQASRNANDGISVAQTTEGSLSEINNNLQRVRELSVQATSGTNSDSDLKSIQAEIKQRLDEIDRVSGQTQFNGVKVLASDQTMKIQVGANDGESIEINLREITSKTLGLDKLDITNQVSSKDLKETTTVTPKTDAVAAVAAKKVNLEFPPKATQGELVVLDGATPAADIGKLAVKVGTDFYAATYDSATNKVTFNTSSGAITGAASSGDANATFVNDGSIVELKDIKSTASQENTAPAATFAVHRRDADGQLVVKNGTDSWTIDGVDNKIDLATGAVTLKQKDAIVVDVSTGFTAVSNKNVLDLPGTAAVVAKPPVAADMTKVNDTLAGTNELLSRQVKDDSGKTTTQFFIKNTDENNNVTYYNATADKDTGKVEVGTKAVVDPLSSIDKALQQVDSLRSDLGAVQNRFDSTITNLGNTINNLSSARSRIEDADYATEVSNMSRAQILQQAGTSVLAQANQTTQNVLSLLR from the coding sequence ATGGCACAAGTTATCAACACTAACAGCCTGTCGCTGTTGACCCAAAATAACCTGAACAAATCCCAGTCTTCCCTTAGCTCCGCTATTGAGCGTTTGTCTTCTGGTCTGCGTATCAACAGCGCTAAAGACGACGCCGCTGGCCAGGCGATTGCTAACCGTTTTACCGCAAACATCAAAGGCCTGACTCAGGCTTCCCGTAACGCCAATGACGGTATCTCTGTTGCACAAACCACGGAAGGCTCGCTGTCTGAAATTAACAACAACCTGCAGCGTGTACGTGAGTTGTCTGTTCAGGCGACCAGCGGTACAAACTCCGATTCTGACTTGAAATCAATTCAGGCTGAAATCAAACAACGTCTGGACGAAATTGACCGCGTTTCTGGTCAGACTCAGTTTAACGGCGTAAAAGTACTGGCAAGCGACCAGACCATGAAAATCCAAGTCGGCGCGAACGACGGCGAAAGCATCGAAATAAATCTTCGAGAGATTACTTCCAAAACTCTTGGGCTTGATAAATTGGATATAACAAATCAAGTCAGCAGCAAAGATCTTAAAGAAACCACAACAGTTACCCCCAAAACAGATGCAGTTGCTGCTGTTGCTGCAAAAAAAGTAAACTTAGAATTCCCTCCTAAAGCAACTCAAGGTGAGCTGGTCGTTCTTGACGGTGCAACACCTGCTGCAGACATCGGTAAGCTCGCAGTTAAAGTTGGCACTGATTTTTATGCTGCTACCTATGATTCGGCAACTAATAAAGTAACCTTCAATACTTCATCAGGTGCAATTACAGGTGCGGCAAGTAGTGGTGATGCTAATGCGACTTTTGTAAATGATGGAAGTATTGTTGAGCTTAAAGACATCAAATCCACTGCTTCTCAAGAAAATACAGCGCCTGCTGCAACATTTGCTGTGCATCGCCGTGATGCAGACGGACAATTAGTTGTAAAAAATGGCACAGACTCTTGGACTATTGATGGAGTCGATAACAAAATCGATCTCGCTACAGGTGCAGTAACACTTAAACAAAAAGATGCTATTGTAGTAGATGTTTCAACTGGTTTTACGGCTGTAAGTAATAAAAATGTACTAGATTTACCAGGCACTGCTGCGGTTGTAGCAAAACCACCAGTAGCTGCTGATATGACAAAAGTAAATGATACATTAGCTGGTACAAATGAACTTTTATCACGTCAAGTTAAAGATGATAGTGGCAAAACCACAACTCAATTCTTTATCAAGAACACTGACGAGAATAATAACGTTACTTACTATAACGCTACCGCTGACAAAGATACTGGTAAAGTAGAAGTTGGTACTAAGGCAGTAGTAGATCCATTAAGTTCAATTGATAAAGCATTACAACAAGTGGATAGCCTTCGCTCTGACTTAGGTGCAGTGCAGAACCGTTTCGATTCAACTATCACTAACTTGGGTAATACAATCAATAACCTTTCATCTGCTCGTAGCCGTATCGAAGATGCTGACTACGCGACCGAAGTATCCAACATGTCCCGTGCACAGATCCTGCAACAGGCTGGTACTTCTGTTCTGGCACAAGCTAACCAGACGACTCAGAACGTTCTGTCCCTGCTGCGTTAA
- the dacB_1 gene encoding D-alanyl-D-alanine carboxypeptidase dacB precursor yields MNVDNLYIPSKANSTELQLTAKSAAVYTASSSVPTAKDALYEMNPLKLVQPASLTKILTAVTALRIDSNLNRPVIIGESDMQCGGSGANLQCGDVITFWDALHNMFLPSSNMTASAIARIFGKLLFDIADNEKHIDSVYVAKFINEMNKTAMDIGMFESMFINAHGLGARGQRTCARDIGRLMYEAVKYPAIIDTWSKRKHVLKVAGPRPRLIPIQNTIEMLKDGRVQGGKTGTLAPSFFNLALFYTLPDGNKAFAVTLYSSSKNTRDDDMRLMLDAVCNC; encoded by the coding sequence GTGAACGTTGATAACTTATATATCCCGTCGAAAGCTAACTCAACTGAGTTACAACTGACCGCAAAAAGTGCCGCTGTTTACACAGCATCATCAAGTGTTCCCACTGCTAAGGATGCCTTATACGAAATGAATCCATTAAAGTTAGTGCAACCGGCATCTCTTACAAAAATTCTTACTGCTGTAACAGCATTACGTATCGACTCCAACTTGAACAGACCTGTAATAATCGGAGAATCTGATATGCAGTGCGGTGGTTCAGGTGCAAACCTTCAATGTGGTGACGTGATTACATTTTGGGATGCCTTGCATAACATGTTCTTGCCTTCGAGTAACATGACCGCATCAGCGATAGCGCGAATATTCGGAAAATTGTTATTCGACATTGCTGATAATGAAAAGCATATCGATTCTGTGTATGTTGCCAAATTCATAAATGAAATGAATAAAACAGCTATGGACATAGGGATGTTCGAATCAATGTTCATAAATGCTCATGGCTTAGGGGCCAGAGGGCAACGAACTTGTGCGCGTGATATTGGTCGATTGATGTACGAAGCAGTAAAATACCCAGCAATTATTGATACCTGGAGTAAACGAAAGCATGTGCTTAAAGTTGCCGGACCCAGGCCACGTCTGATACCAATACAAAACACCATTGAGATGCTCAAGGACGGAAGAGTTCAAGGTGGGAAAACAGGAACACTTGCACCTTCATTCTTTAATCTGGCGTTATTTTATACTTTACCTGATGGAAACAAGGCGTTCGCGGTTACCCTGTATTCCTCGTCTAAAAATACACGTGACGATGACATGCGCCTCATGCTAGATGCGGTATGTAATTGCTAA
- the malX_3 gene encoding PTS system maltose and glucose-specific transporter subunit IICB: protein MATSATSKITLWEFFQQLGKTFMLPVALLSFCGIMLGIGSSLSSHDVTTLIPILANPVLQSIFVWMSKIGSFAFSFLPVMFCIAIPLGLARENKGVAAFAGFVGFAVMNLAVNFWLTAKGILPTTDPAILKANNIQTILGIQSIDTGILGAVIAGVIVWLLHERFHNVRLPDALAFFGGTRFVPIATTFVMGLVGLVVPLIWPFFAMGINGLGHIINSAGDFGPMLFGTGERLLLPFGLQHILVALIRFTDAGGTMDVCGHTVSGALTIFQAQLSCPETHGFSESATRFLSQGKMPAFLGGLPGAALAMYHCARPENRHKIKGLLISGVIACVVGGTTEPLEFLFLFVAPLLYLIHALLTGLGFTMMAVLGVTIGNTKGQ, encoded by the coding sequence ATGGCGACATCAGCCACCTCAAAAATTACTCTGTGGGAATTTTTCCAGCAGCTCGGCAAAACGTTTATGTTGCCGGTCGCCCTGCTCTCCTTTTGCGGCATTATGCTGGGGATCGGCAGTTCACTGAGCAGCCATGACGTCACCACCCTGATCCCCATTCTGGCGAACCCGGTTTTACAATCCATTTTCGTCTGGATGAGCAAAATCGGCTCATTCGCGTTTAGCTTTCTGCCGGTGATGTTTTGTATCGCGATCCCTCTCGGTCTGGCCCGTGAAAACAAAGGCGTCGCTGCATTTGCGGGTTTTGTGGGCTTTGCGGTAATGAATCTGGCGGTCAATTTCTGGTTAACCGCAAAAGGCATTCTGCCCACCACCGACCCGGCGATCCTCAAAGCCAATAACATCCAGACCATCCTGGGAATTCAGTCGATCGATACCGGCATTTTGGGCGCGGTCATCGCCGGGGTGATCGTATGGCTGCTGCATGAGCGCTTTCATAATGTGCGCCTGCCGGATGCGCTGGCGTTTTTCGGCGGCACCCGTTTCGTACCCATTGCCACGACCTTTGTGATGGGCCTGGTCGGCCTCGTGGTCCCGCTGATTTGGCCGTTCTTCGCCATGGGTATTAACGGGCTCGGGCATATCATTAACAGCGCCGGTGATTTCGGCCCGATGCTGTTTGGCACCGGCGAGCGTCTGCTGCTGCCTTTCGGACTGCAACATATTCTGGTGGCGCTGATCCGCTTTACCGATGCGGGCGGCACTATGGACGTGTGCGGCCATACGGTCAGCGGCGCATTAACGATTTTCCAGGCCCAGTTAAGCTGCCCGGAAACCCACGGTTTCTCTGAAAGCGCCACCCGCTTTCTGTCGCAGGGTAAGATGCCCGCCTTCCTCGGTGGACTGCCCGGCGCGGCGCTGGCGATGTACCACTGCGCACGCCCGGAAAACCGCCACAAAATTAAAGGCCTGCTTATCTCCGGTGTGATCGCCTGCGTGGTCGGCGGCACCACTGAGCCGCTGGAATTCCTGTTCCTGTTCGTGGCGCCGCTGCTGTATTTAATCCACGCGCTGCTGACCGGCCTTGGCTTTACCATGATGGCGGTGCTCGGTGTGACCATTGGCAACACTAAAGGTCAATAG